In Cherax quadricarinatus isolate ZL_2023a chromosome 71, ASM3850222v1, whole genome shotgun sequence, one DNA window encodes the following:
- the LOC128700266 gene encoding uncharacterized protein has product MTQLTSLILTLMVLVIGAGAQSELHYPQGFPLEQCLSQRIKDALKEKFCGDLGLTDADCIAQESGLRKCKVIITQGAQGPAIINASADCFQSVTGINVPAAARGHHKALAAVVEAAIQTNRKSVCDRTLQLLYCLSTNTNVNQLMSNCLAGSNK; this is encoded by the exons ATGACGCAGTTGACTTCTCTAATCCTGACGCTTATGGTGCTGGTCATAGGTGCTGGAGCACAAAGTGAACTTCACTACCCACAGGGTTTTCCCTTAGAGCAGTGTCTCAGCCAAAGAATCAAGGATGCCCTCA AGGAaaagttttgtggtgatttaGGACTGACAGATGCTGACTGTATCGCACAGGAAAGTGGGCTCAGGAAATGTAAGGTGATCATCACACAAGGTGCTCAGGGTCCAGCTATCATCAACGCCTCAGCAGACTGTTTCCAGTCGGTGACTGGTATTAATGTTCCTGCAGCAGCTAGAG GACACCACAAAGCGTTGGCAGCCGTCGTGGAAGCAGCAATACAGACCAACAGAAAGTCAGTGTGTGACAGGACACTGCAGCTGCTGTACTGCTTATCAACCAACACCAACGTA AATCAGTTGATGAGCAACTGTCTGGCTGGCAGTAACAAGTAA
- the LOC128700267 gene encoding uncharacterized protein: MTSLILTATLLVLVVGAGAQDRNFGESFPLEQCLSERVKDALKVKLCGDLGLANADCIAQEGRIRKCQQTIMQGAQGPAIINASADCFQSVTGINIPAAARADPRAFTAIVEEALQTNRRSVCGNTLRLLTCFSAATNINQLMSNCLAGSNK, encoded by the exons ATGACTTCTCTAATCCTGACTGCGACGCTGCTGGTGCTGGTCGTAGGCGCTGGAGCACAAGATCGTAACTTCGGAGAGAGTTTCCCCTTAGAGCAGTGCCTCAGCGAGAGGGTCAAGGATGCCCTCA AGGTAAAGTTGTGTGGTGATCTAGGACTGGCGAATGCTGACTGTATCGCACAGGAGGGTCGGATCAGGAAATGTCAGCAGACCATCATGCAAGGTGCTCAGGGCCCAGCTATCATCAACGCCTCAGCAGACTGTTTCCAGTCGGTGACTGGCATTAATATTCCTGCAGCAGCTAGAG CGGACCCCAGAGCGTTTACAGCCATCGTGGAGGAAGCATTGCAGACCAACCGACGATCAGTGTGTGGTAACACACTGCGGCTACTGACCTGCTTCTCAGCAGCCACCAACATA AATCAGTTGATGAGCAACTGTCTGGCTGGCAGTAACAAGTAA
- the LOC128700265 gene encoding uncharacterized protein, whose protein sequence is MTQLTSLILTATLVVLVIGAGAQNELHYPQGFPLEQCLSQRIKDALKEKFCGDLGLTDADCIAQESSLRKCKVIITQGAQGPAIINASADCFQSVTGINVPAAARGHHKALAAVVEAAIQTNRKSVCDRTLQLLYCLSTNTNVNQLMSNCLAGSNK, encoded by the exons ATGACGCAGTTGACTTCTCTAATCCTGACTGCGACGCTTGTGGTGCTGGTCATAGGTGCTGGAGCACAAAATGAACTTCACTACCCACAGGGTTTTCCCTTAGAGCAGTGCCTCAGCCAAAGAATCAAGGATGCCCTCA AGGAAAAGTTTTGTGGTGATCTAGGACTGACAGATGCTGACTGTATCGCACAGGAGAGTAGCCTCAGGAAATGTAAGGTGATCATCACACAAGGTGCTCAGGGTCCAGCTATCATCAACGCCTCAGCAGACTGTTTCCAGTCAGTGACTGGCATTAATGTTCCTGCAGCAGCTAGAG GACACCACAAAGCGTTGGCAGCCGTCGTGGAAGCAGCAATACAGACCAACAGAAAGTCAGTGTGTGACAGGACACTGCAGCTGCTGTACTGCTTATCAACCAACACCAACGTA AATCAGTTGATGAGCAACTGTCTGGCTGGCAGTAACAAGTAA
- the LOC128700268 gene encoding uncharacterized protein, translating to MNQLIYLIQTATLLVMFAGAGDSKDFLPLDKCLNKTARDNMKRQFCSDLNMTTNACRTNKEQIKNCKRTIMSGVNSTIILNTAAGCLESVANITVPDIARNDTAEFKIFIVTNIRNNRQAVCNYSQPLLDCIKTNTNMTQLIKDCLKKNGVL from the exons ATGAATCAGTTGATATATTTAATCCAAACGGCGACGCTGCTGGTGATGTTCgctggtgctggtgacagcaAAGACTTCCTTCCCTTGGATAAGTGCCTCAATAAGACAGCCAGAGATAATATGA AAAGACAATTCTGCAGTGACTTGAACATGACGACTAATGCCTGCCGCACCAACAAAGAACAAATAAAGAACTGCAAGAGAACCATCATGAGTGGTGTAAACAGCACGATCATCCTGAACACAGCTGCCGGCTGTCTGGAGTCCGTAGCCAACATCACTGTTCCTGACATAGCCCGAA ACGACACCGCAGAGTTCAAGATTTTTATAGTTACAAATATACGTAACAATCGACAGGCAGTGTGCAATTATTCCCAGCCTCTGTTGGACTGCATCAAGACCAACACCAACATG ACTCAGTTGATCAAGGACTGTCTCAAAAAGAATGGCGTTCTCTAG